Genomic DNA from Longimicrobium sp.:
GCGCGCCAAGTGCTTGTCATCTTGCAACTTCGAATCGATTTCGGGAGATGCGGCTCCGGTCGTGCTGCTACCCCGCTGACGCGCTCCGGATCGCTCCGCGATGGATCGAAGTGCATCGCCCCATCTCCTCCGTTCCCTCCGGTTCCTCCGTGTGATCCAATCTGTTGAATGCCGAACGAAAACGGGGGAGAGACAAAGCTGCCTCTCCCCCGTTCTTATCTACCGAAAGCTCAGTCCAGCAACGCGAAGGCGCGCACCGGGAACGTGCCGAACGCCTTCACCTTCACCGGCACGGCGAAGAAGCGGAACCCGGAGTCCGGCACCTGCTCCAGCCCACGCATGTGCTCGCAGATGGGGATGTCCGCGCGGAGGAGCGTGCTGTGCACCGGCCGCGCGCCATCGCCCGTGTCGTCGATGTTCAGCGTGTCGATCCCCACGAAGACGGCGCCCGAGTCGCGCAGGTGCTCGGCCGCGTCGCGCGCCAGGAACGGGTGCGCCTCGAAGTATGCCTCCGTCCCCCAGTGCCGCGCGTGGCCGGTGTGCACCAGCACCGCCTTCCCCGCTACGTCCGTCCCGGCGAACGCATCCGCGCCGATCGCGCGGCCGGCGCGGCCGGTGGCGCGCACGACGACCGCGTCCAGGTCGGCGAGCGACTCCAGCGGCAGCTCGGACAGGTCCTTGCCGTCGGCGTAGCGGTGGAAGGGGCTGTCCACGTAGGTGCCGGTGTTCGCGATCAT
This window encodes:
- a CDS encoding cyclase family protein produces the protein MHAEPEARRLIDLSHTVEHGMVTLKGFPAPLICDYLSREASRAVYAPGTEFHIGRIDMIANTGTYVDSPFHRYADGKDLSELPLESLADLDAVVVRATGRAGRAIGADAFAGTDVAGKAVLVHTGHARHWGTEAYFEAHPFLARDAAEHLRDSGAVFVGIDTLNIDDTGDGARPVHSTLLRADIPICEHMRGLEQVPDSGFRFFAVPVKVKAFGTFPVRAFALLD